One Halosegnis longus DNA window includes the following coding sequences:
- a CDS encoding ABC transporter permease subunit — MRETAVYEGRGKLLASVTIGGCLAAFGGLMTALTPGILDDFDIEAVVANLPPAVAEGFGLEAIGSPGGFIALEVYQYVWLVGLGSYLAYAAAGSIAGEAQEGRLDMVLAAPVSRRGLLAGKFLAYLVPILIVNAIVGGVVIGANAAVGAGVEPTWLVAVHLLSVPYLLVCCAVGVTASVFADRRGQAEGVAVGTVVATFVLSTLLGGTSFEGLTRLAPASYYDPLTILTTGEYDLLGAGILLAATVGLLAVAAAGFERADIA, encoded by the coding sequence ATGCGTGAGACGGCGGTGTACGAGGGCCGTGGCAAACTGCTCGCGTCGGTCACCATCGGCGGGTGTCTCGCCGCGTTCGGCGGGCTGATGACTGCCCTCACGCCCGGTATCCTCGACGATTTCGACATCGAGGCGGTGGTGGCGAATCTGCCGCCGGCGGTCGCCGAGGGGTTCGGACTGGAAGCAATCGGCAGTCCGGGCGGCTTCATCGCGCTCGAAGTGTACCAGTACGTCTGGCTCGTCGGGTTGGGCAGCTATCTCGCCTACGCGGCCGCGGGGAGCATCGCCGGTGAGGCACAAGAGGGCCGACTCGATATGGTGCTCGCGGCACCGGTCTCGCGGCGCGGTCTACTCGCCGGAAAGTTCCTCGCGTATCTTGTCCCGATACTCATCGTGAACGCCATCGTCGGGGGTGTCGTCATCGGGGCGAACGCCGCCGTCGGGGCGGGCGTCGAGCCGACATGGCTCGTCGCGGTCCACCTGCTGTCGGTGCCGTATCTGCTCGTCTGCTGTGCGGTCGGGGTGACGGCCTCCGTGTTCGCCGACCGGCGGGGTCAGGCGGAAGGCGTCGCCGTCGGGACCGTCGTCGCCACGTTCGTCCTCTCGACGCTGCTCGGCGGAACCTCGTTCGAGGGGCTGACGCGACTCGCGCCCGCGAGCTACTACGACCCGCTGACGATTCTGACGACCGGCGAGTACGACCTTCTCGGAGCGGGGATACTGCTCGCGGCGACCGTCGGACTGTTAGCCGTCGCCGCTGCGGGCTTCGAACGGGCTGATATCGCATGA
- a CDS encoding DUF7520 family protein, which yields MSTRESPTNGRRLVLIIYVSIVLLTAVVGFVIGAIGPQGLDPELYGVIDLPPTPFGTAFYGAATIASILGVLLVAIIYVSDRYDDAEPGQQP from the coding sequence GTGTCCACGCGCGAATCACCGACGAACGGGCGGCGGCTCGTCCTCATCATCTACGTCTCCATCGTCCTGCTGACGGCCGTGGTCGGGTTCGTCATCGGCGCAATCGGTCCGCAGGGACTCGACCCAGAGCTGTACGGCGTCATCGACCTGCCGCCGACGCCGTTCGGCACTGCCTTCTACGGCGCGGCGACTATCGCCAGCATCCTCGGGGTCCTGCTGGTCGCGATTATCTACGTCTCCGACCGATACGACGACGCCGAGCCGGGCCAGCAGCCTTAG
- a CDS encoding acyl-CoA mutase large subunit family protein has product MFDDDDLAEIRDGRESWEDETLADYLEYGERQDRFATVSNHEIDRLYTPEDVADIDYDEDLGFPGEEPYTRGAYPTMYRGRTWTMRQFAGFGTAEETNERFHYLIDEGQTGLSVAFDMPSLMGLDSDHPMADGEVGKEGVAVDTLADMEILFDGIDIGEVSTSFTINPSAAVVYAMYIALADQQGVARNQIRGTLQNDMLKEFMAQKEWVIPPEPSLDVVTDTVEYAVTETPKFHPVSVSGYHIREAGSTAAQEAAFTLADGFAYVEDALDRGLDVDEVGPLLSFFFNSHNSMFEEVAKFRASRRIYARIMDEWYDADAPESKRLKFHTQTAGQSLTAQQPLNNIVRTTVQAMAAVLGGTQSLHTNSYDEALALPSERAVRVALRTQQILAEESGVGDTVDPLGGSFAVESLTDELEAEIMEYLEEIRELGDGSVRDGVLEGIDNGYFHREIQEASYEYQKRVDAGEETVVGVNDYVTDDDPDIDILHVDEGVQETQIERLERVKRERNDDAVRQCLDDLAEAINGDANVMPYIVDAVKVYATMGEIMETFEQQYGTYSEKIGLA; this is encoded by the coding sequence ATGTTCGACGATGACGACCTCGCGGAGATTCGTGACGGCCGCGAGTCGTGGGAAGACGAGACGCTCGCCGACTATCTGGAGTACGGCGAGCGGCAAGACCGGTTCGCGACGGTGTCGAACCACGAAATCGACCGGCTGTACACGCCCGAGGACGTCGCCGATATCGACTACGACGAGGACCTCGGTTTCCCCGGCGAGGAGCCGTACACGCGGGGCGCGTATCCGACGATGTACCGCGGCCGGACGTGGACGATGCGGCAGTTCGCCGGCTTCGGCACCGCCGAGGAGACCAACGAGCGGTTCCACTATCTCATCGACGAGGGCCAGACCGGCCTGTCGGTCGCCTTCGACATGCCGTCGCTGATGGGGCTGGATTCCGACCACCCGATGGCGGACGGCGAGGTCGGCAAGGAGGGTGTCGCCGTCGACACGCTCGCCGACATGGAGATACTGTTCGACGGCATCGACATCGGCGAGGTCTCCACCTCCTTCACTATCAACCCGAGTGCGGCGGTCGTCTACGCGATGTACATCGCGCTCGCAGACCAGCAGGGCGTCGCCCGCAACCAGATTCGTGGCACCCTCCAGAACGACATGCTCAAAGAGTTCATGGCCCAGAAAGAGTGGGTAATTCCGCCCGAACCCTCACTCGACGTGGTGACCGACACCGTCGAGTACGCGGTCACGGAGACGCCGAAGTTCCACCCCGTCTCGGTGTCGGGCTACCACATCCGCGAGGCCGGCTCGACGGCCGCACAGGAGGCCGCGTTCACGCTGGCGGACGGCTTCGCCTACGTCGAGGACGCACTCGACCGCGGGCTTGACGTGGACGAGGTCGGCCCGCTGCTCTCCTTCTTTTTCAACTCCCACAACTCCATGTTCGAGGAGGTCGCGAAGTTCCGCGCGTCGCGCCGCATCTACGCGCGCATCATGGACGAGTGGTACGACGCCGACGCGCCGGAGTCGAAGCGGCTGAAGTTCCACACCCAGACCGCCGGGCAGTCGCTCACCGCCCAACAGCCGCTCAACAACATCGTCCGCACGACGGTGCAGGCGATGGCGGCCGTCCTCGGCGGCACCCAGTCGCTTCACACCAACAGCTACGACGAGGCGCTCGCGCTCCCGAGCGAGCGGGCCGTCCGCGTCGCGCTCCGGACCCAACAGATTCTGGCAGAGGAGTCCGGCGTCGGCGACACGGTCGACCCCCTCGGTGGGAGCTTCGCCGTCGAATCGCTCACCGACGAGCTGGAAGCCGAAATCATGGAGTATCTCGAAGAAATCCGCGAGCTGGGTGACGGCTCCGTCCGCGACGGCGTGCTCGAGGGCATCGACAACGGCTACTTCCACCGCGAGATCCAGGAAGCCAGCTACGAGTATCAAAAGCGCGTCGACGCGGGCGAAGAGACCGTCGTCGGCGTCAACGACTACGTCACCGACGACGACCCCGACATCGACATCCTCCACGTCGACGAGGGGGTCCAGGAGACGCAAATCGAGCGACTGGAGCGTGTCAAGCGCGAGCGCAACGACGACGCCGTCCGGCAGTGTCTCGACGACCTCGCCGAGGCTATCAACGGCGACGCGAACGTGATGCCGTACATCGTCGACGCGGTGAAGGTGTACGCGACGATGGGGGAGATAATGGAGACGTTCGAACAGCAGTACGGCACGTACTCGGAGAAAATCGGGCTGGCCTAA
- a CDS encoding DUF7541 family protein, with protein MAQEEPEAGASGPAKVSAWPLFVALGLAVGEVGVVMALYPLAIGGLVLFAGSIAGILTEAGYTERPWRTLTALSGVFVALGLVVVVTRTGTSFGAIESALASTDTIVLRGFSIVGAGIVALAASIAGGSVTDAGPAA; from the coding sequence ATGGCACAAGAGGAACCCGAGGCGGGAGCGTCGGGACCCGCGAAGGTGAGTGCGTGGCCGCTGTTCGTCGCGCTCGGCCTTGCGGTGGGGGAGGTCGGCGTCGTGATGGCACTGTATCCGCTGGCAATCGGTGGACTCGTGCTCTTTGCCGGCAGCATCGCCGGCATCCTCACGGAGGCCGGCTACACGGAGCGCCCGTGGCGGACGCTGACCGCGCTGTCCGGCGTGTTCGTCGCCCTCGGCTTGGTCGTCGTCGTTACCCGGACGGGGACGAGCTTCGGAGCAATCGAGAGCGCGCTCGCCTCGACCGACACCATCGTCCTGCGTGGCTTCTCCATCGTCGGAGCCGGTATCGTCGCGCTGGCGGCCAGTATCGCCGGCGGTTCCGTGACTGACGCCGGTCCTGCGGCGTGA
- a CDS encoding metallophosphoesterase — protein MVEPIPDVPAATATTAGERLLVVADYHAGLEVALRRDGVELQSAAQERRERLLGIVTETRPDRVVALGDIGNALGTPSDEEKRELRALFDAVTDVCPLVVVKGNHDGDIETVAADSEGVTVTGGDGTRIGDIGFAHGHTWPSASVLSAETLCVAHEHPQVRLEDEVGGARTERAWLRGGVNPDAFTAQSLAAEATRLVVFPAFNDRVGGTWVNENDAFLAPFLPEALADGEAYLLDGTRLGRYDRL, from the coding sequence GTGGTGGAGCCGATTCCGGACGTGCCGGCGGCGACGGCGACGACCGCCGGCGAACGCCTGCTCGTGGTCGCGGATTACCACGCCGGTCTTGAGGTCGCACTCCGTCGAGATGGCGTCGAACTCCAATCCGCCGCGCAAGAGCGCCGCGAGCGGCTGCTCGGTATCGTCACCGAGACGCGACCGGACCGCGTCGTCGCGCTTGGCGACATCGGAAACGCACTCGGGACGCCGAGCGACGAGGAGAAACGAGAGCTTCGCGCGCTGTTCGACGCCGTGACCGACGTCTGCCCGCTCGTGGTGGTGAAGGGGAACCACGACGGCGACATCGAGACGGTCGCAGCCGACAGCGAGGGCGTGACCGTCACGGGCGGGGACGGAACACGCATCGGTGACATCGGCTTCGCGCACGGCCACACGTGGCCGTCGGCGTCGGTGCTGTCGGCCGAGACGCTGTGTGTCGCCCACGAACACCCGCAGGTGCGACTCGAAGACGAGGTCGGCGGGGCGCGGACGGAGCGAGCGTGGCTCCGCGGCGGGGTGAATCCCGACGCGTTCACCGCGCAGTCGCTTGCGGCCGAGGCGACGCGGCTGGTCGTCTTTCCGGCGTTCAACGACCGCGTCGGCGGGACGTGGGTGAACGAGAACGACGCGTTTCTCGCCCCCTTCCTCCCCGAAGCGCTCGCTGACGGCGAGGCGTATCTGCTCGACGGGACGCGGCTCGGGCGGTACGACCGGCTCTGA
- a CDS encoding DUF6684 family protein, with protein MSSRTFDRETLLDLIVNAIPLVMMAFFVGVFVLYNPFGTDLANQAIQLSIVIITFGALLVLTYFSGRAISKAESELEESPEEFAEPQAAAADPSEATTPDYDEEEFGEVTSDEPPEDAAAIAAKDADDESADDE; from the coding sequence ATGTCATCACGGACGTTCGACCGCGAGACGCTCCTCGATCTTATCGTCAACGCCATCCCGCTGGTGATGATGGCCTTCTTCGTCGGTGTCTTCGTGCTGTACAACCCGTTCGGAACCGACCTCGCCAACCAGGCGATTCAGCTCAGCATCGTCATCATCACCTTCGGTGCACTGCTCGTGTTAACGTACTTCTCGGGGCGTGCCATCTCGAAGGCCGAATCAGAGCTGGAAGAATCCCCCGAGGAGTTCGCGGAGCCGCAGGCTGCGGCCGCGGACCCGAGCGAGGCGACCACGCCGGACTACGACGAGGAGGAGTTCGGCGAGGTCACGTCCGACGAGCCACCTGAAGATGCGGCCGCCATCGCGGCCAAGGACGCCGACGACGAGTCGGCAGATGACGAGTAA
- a CDS encoding DEAD/DEAH box helicase has product MSQQGLDAFTHLAAPVRQALSERGFDQPTEPQRKAIPPLAEGRNGLVVAPTGTGKTETAMLPVLSAIAERDDVDGLQALYITPLRALNRDMRERLDWWGETLDIEVDVRHGDTTDYQRSKQADDPPDVLVTTPETLQAMFTGKKLRAALEAVAHVVVDEVHELAASKRGAQLAIGLEHLREYAGAFQRIGLSATVGDPEEVGRFLTGDRDCAVVEVDAGSEFDVQVTNPEVTPDDEVLASELVTDAAVASHVRTIDELVSENDSTLVFVNTRTTAEGLGSRLKEYGTDIAVHHGSLSKEARIDVENRLKAGEIDALMCTSSMELGIDVGSIDHVVQYQSPREVARLLQRVGRAGHTSEQVSRGTVITTRPDDTFEALAIAKMAAEGVVEDAVIHHGSLDTVANQIAGVLMGFGEISARGCYEIIRRAYPYRDLDRETFKEVVRELADNHVLWLEEEHDRLEKSRGTWEYFYQNLSMIPDEQNFRVVDMASGRTVGTLAERFVVNFAAPGEVFIQGGEMWRITNVDEDDEKVQVTPVEDPGGEVPSWTGQEIPVPYDVAQRVGQMRGEAKSALDAGQSPEAVARGIAEEYPTDEHTASEALDPIERHEAPMATDETVLVEAYGREVVLNACLGHKANETLGRLLSALIGQQTGSSVGLETDPYRIELEVPSGVYLGDVVDLLFDTDPGHVEPLIELSLKNSDSLKYTLAQVAAKFGALKGWKGGRGFGRDRLLDALRDTPVYDEALRETLHVELDADRASAVLESVRRREVTVETVGERTPIGLGGHASGQELLSPENADASIIETVKERIQSDRMLLFCLHCQEWETKRQVKRIDDPPTCPKCGSTRIAALNPWADEVVTAVKRGEKDEEEERMTERAFKAGSLVQGHGKEAVIALAARGVGPRNAARVINKLRDDEDDFYRDILAREREYARTNAFWD; this is encoded by the coding sequence ATGAGCCAGCAGGGGCTGGACGCGTTCACCCACCTCGCCGCGCCGGTGCGACAGGCGCTGTCCGAGCGCGGCTTCGACCAGCCGACGGAGCCACAGCGAAAGGCGATTCCGCCGCTCGCCGAGGGGCGAAACGGACTCGTCGTCGCCCCGACCGGAACCGGCAAGACGGAGACGGCGATGTTGCCGGTGCTGTCTGCGATTGCCGAACGCGACGACGTGGACGGGTTACAGGCCCTGTACATCACGCCGCTGCGGGCGCTGAACCGCGACATGCGCGAGCGGCTCGACTGGTGGGGCGAGACGCTCGACATCGAGGTGGACGTGCGCCACGGCGACACGACGGATTACCAGCGGAGCAAGCAGGCCGACGACCCGCCGGACGTGCTCGTCACGACCCCGGAGACGCTACAGGCGATGTTCACGGGCAAGAAGCTCCGGGCAGCACTCGAAGCCGTGGCACACGTCGTGGTCGACGAGGTGCACGAACTCGCGGCCTCGAAGCGGGGCGCGCAGTTAGCAATCGGGCTGGAACACCTCCGCGAGTACGCCGGCGCGTTCCAGCGCATCGGGCTGTCGGCGACCGTCGGCGACCCCGAGGAGGTCGGTCGGTTCCTGACCGGCGACCGCGACTGTGCGGTCGTGGAGGTGGACGCCGGCAGCGAGTTCGACGTGCAGGTGACGAATCCCGAAGTGACGCCCGACGACGAGGTACTCGCCTCGGAGCTCGTCACCGACGCCGCGGTCGCCAGTCATGTGCGCACCATCGACGAGCTCGTGAGCGAGAACGACTCGACGCTCGTGTTCGTGAACACCCGGACGACGGCCGAGGGACTCGGCTCCCGGCTGAAGGAGTACGGCACCGATATCGCGGTCCACCACGGTTCGCTGTCGAAGGAGGCGCGCATCGACGTGGAAAATCGGCTCAAGGCCGGCGAGATTGACGCGCTGATGTGTACCTCCTCGATGGAGTTGGGTATCGACGTGGGGAGTATCGACCACGTCGTCCAGTATCAGAGTCCCCGCGAGGTGGCTCGACTGCTCCAGCGCGTCGGGCGGGCGGGCCACACCTCGGAGCAGGTGTCGCGCGGAACCGTCATCACGACCCGACCGGACGACACCTTCGAGGCGCTGGCCATCGCGAAGATGGCAGCAGAGGGCGTCGTCGAGGACGCCGTAATCCACCACGGGAGTCTCGACACGGTGGCAAACCAGATTGCCGGCGTCCTGATGGGCTTCGGTGAGATTTCCGCACGCGGCTGTTACGAGATTATCCGTCGCGCGTACCCCTACCGCGACCTCGACCGGGAGACGTTCAAAGAGGTCGTGCGCGAACTCGCCGACAACCACGTCCTGTGGCTGGAAGAGGAACACGACCGACTGGAGAAGTCCCGGGGGACGTGGGAGTACTTCTATCAGAACCTCTCGATGATTCCCGACGAGCAGAACTTCCGGGTCGTGGACATGGCGTCGGGCCGGACGGTCGGGACGCTCGCGGAGCGGTTCGTCGTCAACTTCGCCGCGCCCGGTGAGGTGTTCATCCAGGGCGGGGAGATGTGGCGCATCACCAACGTCGACGAGGACGACGAGAAGGTGCAGGTGACCCCCGTCGAGGACCCCGGCGGCGAGGTCCCCTCGTGGACTGGCCAGGAGATTCCCGTCCCGTACGACGTGGCCCAGCGGGTCGGCCAGATGCGCGGCGAGGCGAAATCCGCCCTCGATGCGGGCCAGTCGCCCGAGGCGGTCGCCCGCGGGATAGCCGAGGAGTATCCGACCGACGAACACACCGCGAGCGAGGCGCTGGACCCGATCGAGCGCCACGAGGCTCCGATGGCGACCGACGAGACCGTGTTAGTGGAGGCGTACGGGCGCGAGGTCGTGTTGAACGCGTGTCTCGGCCACAAGGCGAACGAGACGCTCGGCCGGTTGCTCTCGGCGCTCATCGGTCAACAGACCGGCTCGTCGGTCGGGCTGGAGACGGACCCCTACCGCATCGAACTGGAGGTTCCTTCGGGCGTCTATCTCGGCGACGTGGTGGACCTGCTGTTCGACACCGACCCCGGTCACGTCGAACCGCTCATCGAACTGTCGCTGAAGAACTCCGACTCGCTGAAGTACACGCTCGCACAGGTGGCCGCGAAGTTCGGCGCGCTCAAGGGGTGGAAAGGCGGCCGCGGCTTCGGTCGCGACCGGCTGCTCGACGCGCTCCGGGATACGCCGGTGTACGACGAGGCGTTGCGCGAGACGCTCCACGTCGAACTCGACGCCGACCGGGCGAGTGCGGTCCTCGAATCGGTGCGCCGGCGGGAGGTGACCGTCGAGACGGTCGGCGAGCGGACGCCAATCGGGTTGGGTGGCCACGCCTCCGGACAGGAACTCCTCTCGCCGGAGAACGCCGACGCGTCCATCATCGAGACGGTCAAGGAGCGCATCCAGAGCGACCGAATGTTGCTGTTTTGTCTCCACTGTCAGGAGTGGGAGACGAAACGGCAGGTCAAACGCATCGACGACCCGCCGACGTGTCCGAAGTGTGGCTCGACGCGCATCGCGGCGCTGAATCCGTGGGCCGACGAGGTAGTGACTGCCGTCAAGCGCGGTGAGAAAGACGAGGAGGAAGAGCGGATGACGGAGCGGGCGTTCAAAGCCGGCTCGCTCGTGCAGGGTCACGGGAAGGAGGCTGTCATCGCGCTCGCCGCGCGTGGGGTCGGACCGCGCAACGCGGCGCGGGTCATCAACAAGCTCCGCGACGACGAGGACGACTTCTACCGGGACATCCTCGCGAGAGAGCGCGAGTACGCCCGGACGAACGCGTTCTGGGACTGA
- a CDS encoding Single-stranded DNA binding protein yields the protein MSLEDEAEALASDLGVDKQEVLEDLEKLTSYSVPLEEAKGSLRRKYGDGSASSGNEPTTKDIGEVDTDDGNVTVTARVLTVGKRSIRYQGDDQTIYEGELADGSGRISYTAWEDFGLSVGDTVTVGNAGVREWEGHPELNLGQSTTLVFEDETLDVEYEVGGDRTLDSLEPGDRGRNVVVRVQECEQKTIDGRDGETEILSGVLGDETGKLPFTDWDPHPEIEEGASVRIENVSIREFRGVPSVNVSEFSSVIALQEDVAVSESAPEMPIGEAVSSGGAYDVTLVGNVIEVRDGSGLIERCPECGRVVQNGQCRSHGAVEGEDDLRVKAILDDGTGTVTAILGHDLTEEVYGGGIEAAKEHARDAMDKEVVADEIREKIVGREYRVRGQLSVDEYGANLDATSFEESDEDPSERAKAALAEVDA from the coding sequence ATGAGTCTCGAAGACGAAGCCGAGGCGCTCGCCTCCGACCTCGGTGTTGACAAACAGGAGGTCTTAGAGGACCTAGAGAAGCTCACCAGCTACTCCGTCCCGCTGGAGGAAGCCAAGGGGTCGCTGCGCCGGAAATACGGCGACGGCTCCGCCTCGTCCGGCAACGAGCCGACGACGAAGGACATCGGCGAGGTCGACACCGACGACGGCAACGTCACCGTCACGGCCCGCGTGTTGACGGTCGGAAAACGCTCCATCCGGTATCAGGGCGACGACCAGACCATCTACGAGGGCGAACTCGCCGACGGGAGCGGCCGCATCTCCTACACCGCGTGGGAGGACTTCGGCCTCTCCGTCGGCGACACCGTCACCGTCGGCAACGCCGGCGTCCGCGAGTGGGAGGGGCATCCCGAACTGAACCTCGGGCAGTCCACGACGCTCGTCTTCGAGGATGAGACGCTCGACGTGGAGTACGAAGTGGGCGGCGACCGCACGCTCGACTCGCTCGAACCGGGCGACCGCGGCCGGAACGTCGTCGTGCGCGTCCAAGAGTGCGAACAGAAGACCATCGACGGGCGGGACGGCGAAACCGAGATTCTGAGCGGCGTGCTCGGCGACGAGACCGGCAAGCTCCCGTTCACCGACTGGGACCCGCACCCCGAAATCGAGGAAGGCGCGAGCGTCCGCATCGAGAACGTCTCCATCCGGGAGTTCCGCGGCGTCCCCTCGGTGAACGTCTCGGAGTTCTCCAGCGTCATCGCGCTCCAGGAGGACGTGGCGGTGAGCGAGTCCGCCCCGGAGATGCCAATCGGCGAGGCCGTCTCCTCGGGCGGCGCGTACGACGTGACGCTCGTCGGCAACGTCATCGAGGTGCGCGACGGCTCCGGCCTCATCGAGCGGTGTCCCGAGTGTGGCCGCGTCGTCCAGAACGGCCAGTGTCGCTCCCACGGTGCCGTCGAGGGCGAAGACGACCTGCGCGTGAAGGCGATTCTCGACGACGGCACCGGGACGGTGACGGCCATCCTGGGCCACGACCTCACGGAGGAGGTGTACGGCGGCGGTATCGAGGCCGCGAAGGAACACGCCCGCGACGCCATGGACAAGGAGGTCGTCGCCGACGAGATTCGCGAGAAAATCGTCGGCAGAGAGTACCGCGTGCGCGGCCAACTCTCGGTCGATGAGTACGGCGCGAACCTCGACGCCACCAGCTTCGAGGAGAGCGACGAGGACCCGAGCGAGCGTGCGAAGGCCGCGCTCGCGGAGGTGGACGCATGA
- a CDS encoding cbb3-type cytochrome c oxidase subunit I — MAGEQLALTVLMGVFLVGVVTLVSRMENLRAYTPLVSGDAGYGDSTATSHKPSGLIRWLTTVDHKDIGILYGIYATIAFVWGGLAVMLMRVELTTPALNVLGGTGTYNGLLTSHGITMLFLFGTPIIAAFSNYFIPLLIGADDMAFPRINGIAFWLLPPAALLIWAGFFLDPLTGGAVGAAETSWTMYTPLSAEQANPGVDLMLLGLHLSGISATMGAINFIVTIFTERSPDVNWANLDIFSWTILTQSALILFAFPLLGSALIMLLLDRNFQTAFFAVDGGSPILWQHLFWFFGHPEVYILVLPPMGLVSWILPKFSGRKLFGYKFVIYSTLAIGVLSFGVWAHHMFSSGIDPRIRASFMAVSLAIAIPSAVKTFNWIATMWNGNIRLTAPMLFCIGFVANFVIGGITGVFLAAIPIDLVLHDTYYVVGHFHWIVMGMIAFAGFGAIYYWFPIVTGKMYQKRLAKMHFWISEIGVAVTFFAMLLLGYLGMPRRYATYEFNGLIAPLAQVTTLHQVATIGAFIIMLGQLIWVWNLTQSYLEGPVVEDEDPWNLKETGQYSREFEWFGEQLDTTDEDTPALAADGSGEPSDD, encoded by the coding sequence ATGGCAGGAGAGCAACTCGCGTTAACCGTTCTCATGGGAGTCTTCCTGGTGGGGGTCGTCACCCTCGTCTCCCGCATGGAGAACCTCCGCGCGTACACACCGCTTGTCAGCGGCGACGCTGGCTACGGCGACAGTACGGCCACGAGTCACAAGCCGTCCGGGCTGATTCGCTGGCTGACGACAGTCGACCACAAGGATATCGGGATTCTGTACGGCATCTACGCCACCATCGCGTTCGTGTGGGGCGGTCTCGCCGTCATGCTGATGCGCGTCGAGCTGACGACGCCGGCGCTCAACGTGCTCGGCGGCACAGGCACCTACAACGGTCTCCTCACGAGCCACGGCATCACGATGCTGTTCCTCTTCGGGACGCCCATCATCGCCGCGTTCTCGAACTACTTCATCCCGCTGTTGATTGGCGCGGACGACATGGCGTTCCCGCGCATCAACGGCATCGCGTTCTGGCTGCTGCCGCCGGCCGCGCTGCTCATCTGGGCTGGCTTCTTCCTCGACCCGCTGACGGGCGGGGCGGTCGGAGCCGCCGAGACCTCGTGGACGATGTACACGCCGCTGTCGGCAGAGCAGGCGAACCCCGGCGTCGACCTGATGCTGCTCGGGCTTCACCTCTCGGGGATTTCGGCGACAATGGGCGCGATTAACTTCATCGTCACAATCTTCACCGAGCGCTCGCCGGACGTGAACTGGGCGAACCTCGACATCTTCTCGTGGACCATCCTCACCCAGTCGGCGCTCATCCTCTTCGCGTTCCCGCTGCTGGGCAGCGCACTCATCATGCTCCTGCTCGACCGGAACTTCCAGACCGCCTTCTTCGCGGTCGACGGGGGGTCGCCAATCCTGTGGCAACACCTGTTCTGGTTCTTCGGTCACCCCGAGGTGTACATCCTCGTGCTACCGCCGATGGGGCTGGTGTCGTGGATTCTCCCGAAGTTCTCGGGTCGGAAGCTGTTCGGCTACAAGTTCGTCATCTACTCCACGCTCGCCATCGGTGTGCTCTCCTTCGGCGTGTGGGCCCACCACATGTTCTCTTCCGGTATCGATCCGCGCATCCGGGCGAGCTTCATGGCGGTGTCACTCGCGATTGCGATACCATCCGCGGTGAAGACGTTCAACTGGATTGCGACGATGTGGAACGGCAACATCCGGCTCACAGCGCCGATGCTGTTCTGTATCGGCTTCGTCGCGAACTTCGTCATCGGCGGAATCACCGGCGTCTTCCTCGCCGCGATTCCGATTGACCTGGTGCTCCACGACACCTACTACGTCGTGGGTCACTTCCACTGGATCGTCATGGGGATGATCGCCTTCGCCGGCTTCGGGGCCATCTACTACTGGTTCCCCATCGTCACCGGGAAGATGTACCAGAAGCGGCTCGCGAAGATGCACTTCTGGATCTCCGAGATCGGCGTCGCGGTGACGTTCTTCGCCATGCTGCTGCTCGGCTACCTCGGCATGCCGCGCCGCTACGCGACCTACGAGTTCAACGGCCTCATCGCGCCGCTCGCGCAGGTGACGACGCTCCACCAGGTCGCGACAATCGGTGCGTTCATCATCATGCTCGGACAGCTCATCTGGGTGTGGAACCTCACCCAGTCGTACCTCGAAGGGCCGGTCGTTGAGGACGAGGACCCGTGGAACCTCAAGGAGACGGGACAGTACTCCCGCGAGTTCGAGTGGTTCGGCGAGCAGCTCGACACGACCGACGAGGACACGCCCGCACTGGCCGCCGACGGCTCCGGCGAGCCGAGCGACGACTGA